In one window of Nicotiana tabacum cultivar K326 chromosome 12, ASM71507v2, whole genome shotgun sequence DNA:
- the LOC107764726 gene encoding transport inhibitor response 1-like protein — MSSSEEMSEDEERPPCPSDLSGGAAKSRNCCAVTGGSVAGGGGGGIFHFSPHPDQVLENVLENVLCFLTDRRDRNAASLVSKSWYRAEALTRSEVYIGNCYAVSPGRVTARFKRVTSVAIKGKPRFADFSLLPPDWGAHFAPWASVLGEAYRGLEKLYLKRMSITDDDLSLLARCFPYFKELVLVCCEGFGTSGLAIIARDCRQIRVLDLIESEVSDDEVDWISFFPENKTGLESLTFDCVECPIDFEALERLVIRSPSLKRLRLNRFVSITQLYRLMIRAPQLTNLGTGSFGPSILIDDQDPDYASAFSACKSIVCLSGFREIAPEYLPAIYPVCCNLTSLNFSYAANLNTEQFKSVISRCHKLQVLWVFDSVCDEGLQAVAATCKDLREIRVFPIEAREDADAPVSEVGLLAISEGCRKLQSILYFCQRMTNAAVIAMSKNCPDLVVFRLCIMGRHLPDHVTGEPMDEGFGAIVKNCKKLTRLAVSGLLTDKAFSYIGQYGKLVRTLSVAFAGNSDLALKYVLEGCPKLQKLEIRDCPFGDLALRSGLHHYHNMRFLWLSSCRVTLQGCQEIARQMPRLAVEVIGWEDEEESENGEYVNTLYMYRSLDGPRADAPPFVQIL; from the exons ATGAGTAGTAGTGAAGAGATGTCTGAAGATGAGGAGCGTCCACCTTGTCCTTCAGATCTCTCCGGCGGCGCAGCAAAATCCCGCAACTGTTGCGCCGTCACCGGTGGTTCCGTCGCCGGCGGAGGAGGTGGAGGGATTTTTCACTTTTCACCACACCCAGATCAAGTTCTTGAAAATGTGCTAGAAAACGTTCTCTGTTTCCTCACTGATCGCCGAGACCGTAACGCAGCATCCCTCGTCAGCAAATCTTGGTATCGGGCCGAGGCCCTAACCAGATCCGAAGTCTATATCGGCAACTGTTATGCCGTTTCTCCGGGCCGAGTTACGGCCCGTTTCAAAAGGGTGACCTCTGTGGCCATTAAAGGGAAACCTAGGTTTGCTGATTTCAGTTTGCTTCCTCCAGATTGGGGGGCCCACTTTGCTCCTTGGGCTTCTGTTTTGGGTGAAGCTTATCGTGGGCTTGAGAAGTTGTACCTGAAACGCATGTCCATAACTGATGATGATCTGTCTTTGTTGGCCCGTTGTTTCCCCTATTTCAAAGAGCTTGTTCTTGTCTGTTGTGAAGGTTTTGGGACTAGTGGTCTTGCTATTATAGCCCGTGATTGCAG GCAAATTAGAGTTCTTGATCTGATAGAGTCTGAGGTGTCGGACGATGAAGTGGACTGGATTTCCTTCTTCCCTGAGAACAAGACGGGTTTGGAGTCTTTGACCTTTGATTGTGTTGAATGCCCTATTGATTTTGAGGCATTGGAGAGGCTAGTAATCAGGTCGCCTAGTTTGAAGAGGCTGAGGTTGAATCGGTTTGTTTCTATTACGCAGCTGTATCGGTTGATGATTCGAGCTCCACAGCTTACCAATTTGGGAACAGGTTCATTTGGCCCCTCGATACTCATTGATGACCAGGACCCTGATTATGCTTCTGCTTTTTCAGCCTGCAAATCCATTGTCTGCCTCTCGGGTTTCAGGGAAATTGCTCCTGAATATCTGCCTGCAATTTATCCAGTTTGTTGCAATCTGACCTCTCTTAATTTCAGCTATGCTGCCAACCTTAATACTGAACAATTCAAATCCGTCATTAGCCGCTGCCATAAGCTCCAAGTATTGTGG GTATTTGATTCTGTATGTGATGAAGGACTCCAGGCAGTTGCTGCGACATGTAAGGATCTGCGGGAGATTCGGGTTTTCCCTATCGAAGCTCGGGAAGATGCAGACGCCCCTGTTTCTGAAGTAGGTCTCCTTGCAATTTCTGAGGGTTGCAGGAAACTTCAGTCCATCTTATATTTCTGCCAACGAATGACAAATGCAGCTGTTATAGCTATGTCAAAGAACTGCCCGGACCTTGTTGTATTCCGACTATGCATTATGGGTCGACACTTACCTGACCATGTTACTGGCGAACCAATGGATGAAGGCTTTGGTGCTATTGTCAAGAACTGTAAGAAGCTTACGAGACTCGCCGTATCTGGTCTATTGACTGACAAGGCTTTTAGTTATATTGGACAATATGGAAAATTGGTCCGAACCTTGTCCGTTGCTTTTGCTGGGAACAGCGACTTGGCTCTGAAGTATGTGCTTGAGGGCTGCCCTAAGTTGCAGAAGCTAGAGATCAGGGATTGCCCATTTGGAGATTTAGCTTTGCGTTCTGGTTTACACCATTATCACAACATGAGGTTTCTTTGGTTGTCATCTTGTAGAGTAACTCTACAAGGTTGTCAGGAGATTGCTCGCCAAATGCCCCGTCTAGCAGTGGAAGTGATTGGTTGGGAAGATGAGGAAGAGAGTGAGAATGGTGAGTACGTCAATACATTGTACATGTACCGGTCTCTTGATGGACCAAGGGCTGATGCACCACCATTTGTGCAAATACTGTGA